A stretch of the Vitis riparia cultivar Riparia Gloire de Montpellier isolate 1030 chromosome 13, EGFV_Vit.rip_1.0, whole genome shotgun sequence genome encodes the following:
- the LOC117928970 gene encoding uncharacterized protein LOC117928970, producing the protein MGSGHDHHLPQESLKIKEEGRFFSRLLSKESSMANSSYRVLYYAGASGAVPFMWEIQPGTPKHTLSDTSLIPPLTPPPSHHSNSNKADQKSRQRLSKLGFLFAFFPRLSLRKALASPSSSSSSSSSWSSMASSNPSRSTNSVLKSNFHGGCCFLGRPKSGLHFGVDDDDDHVFHSPTSTLQFGVRSGAASRFSGKIKPRYCLEN; encoded by the coding sequence ATGGGGTCTGGTCATGATCACCATCTTCCTCAGGAGAGTCTGAAAATCAAGGAGGAGGGTAGGTTCTTTTCAAGGCTTTTGTCCAAGGAAAGCTCCATGGCGAACTCATCTTACCGGGTTTTGTACTATGCGGGAGCCTCTGGTGCAGTTCCGTTCATGTGGGAGATTCAGCCTGGTACACCAAAGCACACATTGTCTGATACTTCTCTTATTCCTCCTCTCACACCTCCTCCTTCCCATCATTCAAATTCTAATAAGGCTGATCAGAAGTCCAGGCAAAGGCTTTCAAAACTCGGCTTTTTGTTCGCCTTCTTCCCAAGACTTTCTTTGAGGAAGGCGCTTGCCTCGCCATCATCATcgtcatcttcatcatcttcatggTCCTCCATGGCATCATCAAACCCTTCGCGGTCTACTAATTCAGTACTGAAGTCAAATTTTCATGGAGGCTGCTGTTTCTTGGGTCGTCCCAAGTCCGGCCTCCATTTTGGtgtggatgatgatgatgatcatgTTTTCCATTCGCCTACTTCGACTTTGCAATTTGGTGTCAGAAGTGGAGCTGCTTCCAGATTCAGTGGCAAAATCAAACCAAGGTACTGCTTAGAGAATTAA